One window from the genome of Elusimicrobium sp. encodes:
- the tsf gene encoding translation elongation factor Ts, producing the protein MSLAEDIKVLREKTGAGLMDCKKALMENNNDMEQAIVFLRKKGLADMAKRSDRATKEGRVSVKTDGKNYAMAYLGCETDFVAKTDAFIQLAEDLAQYVLEHPGVNYNEDEFIKGQITEKAPKFGENTTFKGAYNWAPAEGSVMAYYVHSDNKKASLLELAASGASDLEAVKEIARGLAMHTVGMQSSWIKAEDIPQEVIDKELDIYKTQALNEGKPEAAIEKMLPGKVKKFAKENCLLEQGTIKDNKVTVADYLAEESKKLGCELKVVRFVRF; encoded by the coding sequence ATGTCTTTAGCCGAAGATATTAAAGTTTTAAGAGAAAAAACCGGGGCTGGTTTGATGGACTGCAAAAAAGCCCTGATGGAAAACAACAACGATATGGAACAAGCCATCGTGTTCTTACGCAAAAAAGGTTTGGCCGATATGGCTAAACGCTCCGACCGCGCCACCAAAGAAGGCCGCGTCAGCGTAAAAACCGACGGTAAAAACTATGCCATGGCCTACTTGGGTTGCGAAACCGACTTCGTAGCCAAAACCGATGCCTTCATTCAACTCGCCGAAGACTTGGCCCAATATGTATTGGAACACCCCGGCGTAAACTACAATGAAGACGAATTCATCAAAGGCCAAATCACGGAAAAAGCCCCCAAATTCGGGGAAAATACCACCTTCAAAGGGGCCTACAACTGGGCCCCGGCCGAAGGTTCTGTGATGGCGTACTATGTTCACTCCGACAATAAAAAAGCCTCTTTGTTGGAACTCGCCGCTTCCGGCGCCTCCGACTTGGAAGCCGTAAAAGAAATTGCCCGCGGGCTTGCCATGCACACCGTAGGTATGCAAAGCAGCTGGATCAAAGCCGAAGATATTCCGCAAGAAGTAATCGACAAAGAATTGGATATCTACAAAACCCAGGCTTTGAACGAAGGCAAACCGGAAGCCGCCATTGAAAAAATGTTGCCCGGTAAAGTTAAAAAATTCGCCAAAGAAAACTGCCTGTTGGAACAAGGCACCATTAAAGACAACAAAGTTACCGTTGCCGATTATTTGGCCGAAGAATCTAAAAAACTCGGTTGTGAACTCAAAGTTGTACGCTTCGTTCGCTTCTAG